The Streptomyces sp. NBC_00306 sequence CCCGGGTCGAACCCCGGGGGTGAGGCCAGTGCTTCCCCCGGGGCGACGCAGCCACGTGTCGGCAAGAGTGAGGCATTCACAGACCCAGTGCCTCTGCTGTGAGGAGTTCTCCCATGTCTGTCACCTCCGAAAGGACGGCAATCCGGCCGTTCACGGTCGATTTTCCGGAAGCGGACGTCGCTGATCTGCGCAAGCGCATCGCAGCCACGCGCTGGCCGGAGAAGGAAACTGTCGGCGATCAGTCGCAGGGCCCGCAGCTCGCGACTGCTCAGGAAATCGTCCGCTACTGGGGCGAGGACTACGACGTCGGCAGGGTCAAGGCGATGGTGGGTGCCTACCCGAACTTCGTCACCGAGATCGACGGCCTGGACATTCACTTCATCCATGTGCGTTCGTCACATGAGAATGCTCTGCCGATCCTCGTCACGCACGGGTGGCCTGGATCGGTCGTCGAACAGCTGAAGATCATCGGGCCGCTCACCGACCCGACAGCACACGGTGGCAACGCGTCGGACGCCTTCGACGTGGTGATTCCGTCGATGCCGGGCTACGGCTTCTCTGGAAAGCCGACCGCCAAGGGCTGGGGGCCGGACCGTATCGCACGCGCGTGGGCCGAGCTGATGAAGCGCCTCGGCTACACGCGGTATGTGGCGCAGGGCGGCGACTGGGGTGCCGTCGTCACCGACGTCATGGCCCTCCAGGCCCCCGAGGGATTGGTCGGCATCCACACCAACATGCCGGGCGTGGTCCCCCCTGCGATCGACCAGGCGCTCGCGACCAGCCAGCCGCTGCCGGCCGGCCTTCCGGACCTCACCGAGGAGGAGCAGCGCGCAGTCGACCAGCTGACCTACGTCTACGCGCACGTCTTCTACGCGTACATCATGGCTTCACGTCCCCAGACCCTGACCGGCCTCGCGGATTCGCCCGCCTTCCTGGCGACCTTCATGGCCGACCACGACCGAGACAGCCTGGCGATGATCAGCCGGTCGTTCGCCGGCCAGCCCGAAGGTCTGACGCGGGACGACTTCCTCGACAACGTCACGCTCTTCTGGCTGACGAACACCGGCGTCTCCTCCGGCCGTCTCTACGCGGAGAACACGTTCCCCTTCTTCGGCGCCAAGGGAATCACCCTTCCCGTCGCCGTGAGTGTTTTCCCCGAGGAGCTGTACGAGTCCCCTCGGAGTTGGACAGAGCAGGCCTATCCGAACCTCATCCACTACAACCGGCTGCCCAAGGGCGGACACTTCGCGGCTTGGGAACAGCCGGAGTTCTTCGTGAGTGAGCTGCGTACCGGGCTCCGGTCGCTGCGCAACTGACCGCTCACACGGTCAAGGCCGGCCCTGCGGTCGAGTAGGTCGAGTCTGATCTGCTCGACCGCACACCTTCGGGCATTGGTCGGTGCGAATTCCGGGCAAGTGCAGGTGCTGCCGCACCCGATGCAATCGGCGCCCGCTAACGGGAATCAGAGAGGTTTACACGGCTATGAGCAACTCCACGCAGACGGCTTGGCTGGCGGGCGGCTGCTTCTGGGGTATGCAGGACCTTCTTGGGGCGCTTCCGGGTGTCGTCAGCAGTCGAACCGGATACAGCGGAGGTGACACGCCTAAGGCGAGTTACCTCGATCACGGAAACCATGCTGAGTCGGTCGAAGTGGTCTTCGACCCAGTCGCAACTGACTACCGAACGATCCTCGAGTTCTTCTTCCAAATCCATGACCCGACCACGAAGAACAGGCAAGGAGGCGACGTCGGTTCGGAGTACCGATCCGCCGTCTTCTACCACAACGACGAACAGCGACGCGTCGCCGAGGACGTTGTCGCCCATGTCGAGGCATCAGGCCGATGGCCGGGCAAGGTCGTGACTGAGGTCGCCCCGGCCGGCGATTTCTGGGAAGCCGAACCCGAGCACCAGAACCGCCTGGCACGCTACCCGTCCGGCTACACCTGTCACTTCCCCCGCCCGGACTGGCAGCTGCCGAGACGCGCGGGTGCATGACCGGAGCGGACACCGACTCCAGTTCTGTGAGGAATTGAGATTCATGTCGTACGACATCGAGAAGACGGATGAGCAATGGCGCGCGGAGTTGAAGCCTGAGGAGTATCGGGTCCTGCGCCGCGCCCATACCGAGACGCCGTTCACCGGCGAGTACACCGACACGAAGACGGAGGGCGTCTACTCCTGCCGCGCCTGCGGTGCCGAACTCTTCACCTCCAAGGAGAAGTTCGACTCCCGATGCGGCTGGCCCTCCTTCTTCGACCCGAAGGACTCCGACGCCGTCGAGTTGGCCGAAGACCGGTCCTACGGCATGGTGCAGACCGAGGTCCGCTGTGCCCGCTGCGGATCCCACCTCGGGCACGTATTCGAGGGTGAGGGGTTCCCGACGCCGACAGACCAGCGATACTGCATCAACAGCATCTCCCTGCGGCTGAAGCCTGACAGTGGCGCACCCGCCGCTGCATGACTGAGGGCCGAAGCGTCAGACCCGGCGAGGCCCTGAACCCGCCGACGACCAGGATCGTGTGGCCATTGTCTGGTGACTGGCGCGCCCCACGCGGCGGAGAGACCTCTGGCAGGCGGTTGGCCGGCAAACGCTCGATCGGGCACCACGTCCGACGGTAGCCAACCCGCGAGTAGACCCGGAAACTGACCGTCAACACAGAGATCACCACTGCTAGGGCGTTTCGTTTGGATCATCGGGCGGACCAGATGAAGATGCCTGCGACGTGCAGTCCGACCAGGTGGATGGTCGCGGTCTCTTCGTAGCGGGTGGCGATTCCACGCCACTGGTCGGGTCGGTTGATGCAGCGTTCGACGGTGTTGCGTTGTTTGTAGGTCTCGCGGTCAAAGGGGGGGCATGCCGCCCCGGCTGCCTCGGCGTAGACGGTGACCTCGCTGGTCGGCCGGGGCGGGAATGACCGTTTTGATGCCGCGCTTGCGCAGGTGGTCGCGGATGGCACGCGAGCCTTGTCGGCCAGGACGATGTCTGGCCTGTTGCGGGGACGTCCAAGTCGGCGGGGAACACTCTTCGCGATGATCCCGCCATCGGCCGCCCCGCCGGGGTGTCCGGTCCGGCAACAACGGCTCGATCCGCGCCCACTGCGCGCCAGTCAACGGCACACACGGACCAACGATCCGATGATCCGAACGAAACGCCCTGGGCGCGCATGCGTCGAAGTGGGCAGTACTCACCCACGGGAGTATCAAGGCTGCTGATCCCACGAGGCCACCGGCCGAAGGCTGGGTGCGACGCCACATCCGAGGCGTGGTCGAGCTCTGACCCCAGCGGGATCGATCCCAGGCGGCGCTCAGGTTCTGTGACTCGTGTCCAGGGCGATGAGTATGGAGGGCGCCCAGACCCAGCGGGTCCGAGCAGACTTCTGTCGGAAGACTCTCCCGGGTCTGTTTTCCGCCGCCGGGATCTGCAGAAGCGAGGGTCCGGGTAGGCACTGGGCGCGCTTGTCGAAGCGGGGACACGGGCCGGAAGCCGCCGCATTGCACGTCCGATCTACCTCCTTGCCGCGCTTGTAGACAAACTTGTCTTCGACCGCCGGTGCCGTGGCATCGCAACCGTCTACTTCTGAGCTAGAGCCCCGCCGAGCGGGTCTTCCGAACGCAAAAAGTCGCGCCCCGGGGCAGCGCCGTTACATTTACCACACTCTAATCGCATGAGATTTACTTGTATGCGAGGCTTTTCCTGCGTAAGTTATTGAAGGTTGCCTTGGGGCTTACCCCTTGCCAGCCCTGCACCCGGCCATGAAGCGCAGCAGTGCCGGTCGTTGCCCCCTTCACGCCCAGGCCTTTCCTCGCTCTGGCCCCCCATCAAAATGGGAGCATGTAAGTGATCAGTAGTGACTTCGCCAAACGTGGCGCGGCCGACCTCTTGATCGGTCGGGAGTACGACCTCGATCAAATTCGCGGCCTTCTGAGCACGGGGGCGACCGGCGGCGCTCTGCTGCTCTCTGGTGACCCTGGCGTCGGAAAGACCGCGGTGATGGATGCCGTTGCGCAGGCGGCTCTGGAGGAAGGCGCCCAGGTTCTCCGCGTGGCCGGGGTGGAGTTCGAATCGAGCTGCAGCTACTCGGGGCTCAACCAGGTCCTCTTCCCCTTCCAGGAGACAGTCGAAGAACTTGAGGCGCCCTTCCGTGACGCCTTGCGCGTCGCGCTCGGTTTCCAGAGCGGCTCAGCGCCGGAGCGGCTGATGGTCTCCAACGCCGTGCTGGTCCTGCTGCGGAAGATCGCAGCAGGAAACCCGCTCCTTTTGGTCGTCGACGACCTCCCTTGGATCGATCGGGCGAGTGCGGCCGTGCTGGGCTTCGTGGCCCGGCGGTCGGCCAGCATTCGTGTCAGCTTCCTCGCCGCCTGTCGCACCGGTACACAGAGCCTGCACGACTGCGGCACCCTGCCGGAGTACTGGTTGCGGCCGCTGAACGCCCAGGCAGCAACACGCTTGGTCGATGAGACGTACCCGAATCTCGTGCCGAGCGCCCGCCAGCGCCTGCTGTCCGCGGCGTGCGGAAACCCGCTCGCTCTGCTCGAGCTGCCGTCCGCGCTGCCCGCAGGACGGGATACGCCTCTCGACGCTGCCTCGTCCGCAGTGCCGCTCAGCCAGCGCCTGGAGGCGGTCTTCGGTTCACGGATCACCGATCTCCCCGCGCCGTCGCAGCGTCTCGTCCTGCTCGCCGCATTGGAAGGCGTCGGCGATCTTGGAGTCTTGCAGGCAGCGTCACGGCAGGCAGACGAGGGGTACGACCTGGACGACCTCGCGCCTGCCGAGCGGGACCACCTCGTCCACATCGATGAACAGGCACGCCGGCTGCGCTTTCGCCACCCGCTCATCCGCTCAACGGTGATTGCGAACTCCACCAGCAGCGAACGACGTGCGGTGCACTCCGTGCTGGCGCAAGTCCTGGTGGACCAGCCCGAGCGCCAAGCCTGGCACCTGGGTGAGGCAACGCTGGAACCCGACGAGCACGTCGCCACCCTCCTCGAGAAGGCTGCCCACATCACCCTGCGTCGCGGCGACGCCGTTGGCGGCATGCGCACGCTCATCCGTTCTGCAGACCTGACACCGCGCGCCACCGACCGCAGCCGCCGGCTCGCGGAAGCCGCCTACGTAGGCGCCGAGTCCACCGGCTCACTCACCAGCGCCCAGAAACTCATAGACGACGCCAGGAACACAGCTGAGGCCTCGCAGGGCTCCCTGCATGCTGCAGCAGCCACCGCTGTCCTCATCCTGAACGGCGACGGAGACGTCGACACGGCCCACCGTCTACTGGTCGGCGCTATTGACACCGGGACCCACGCATACGACGCCAACAACAAGACCCTCGTCGACGCCCTCCACACCCTTGCACTGGTCTGCTTCTTCGGCGCCCGCACAGCTTTGTGGGAGCCCTACTACCAAGCCCTGGGCAAGCTGACACCACGGGCGCCGCTCATGCTGTCCGCTTTGGGCAAGACGTTCTCCGACCCTGCGCGCACCGGCGCCGCAGCTTCCAGGGAGCTCGACGAGCTCGTCGCGGAACTGACTGACGTGACCGACCCCGTTCACATCACCCGGACCGGCACAGCAGCCCTCTACCTCGACCGCCTAGGAGACATCCGCGAAGCGGCATGGCGCGTCGTTCGCATGGGACGCGATGGCGGCCCAGCCCGCCGGTACCTGTCCGGACTGATCCACCTCTGCCTGGACGACTACCTCACCGGAAACTGGGACGAGGCTGCGCAACTTGCTGATGAGGGCCTCGAGCTCTGCGAAACACACGGCTATCGCGCCTTCGCCTGGTACTTCCAGTACGTCCAGGCCATCCTCAAGGCCGCACGTGGGCAAGACACCGAAGCCGAAGCAACGGCCGAGCAGATCATTCGCTGGGCCATGCCCCGAGGAGCGAACTGCGCCGCCCACTATGGACATCACGCTGCCGCCGTGGCACGGCTGGGACGCGGTGACTTCGCCGGCGCCTACGACCGCGCGAACACCATCAGCCCGGCCGGGAGCCTCGCCTCACACGTCCCACACGCCCTGTGGGTGACGTTCGATTTGGTGGAAGCTGCCGTCCGCACCAACAGGCGCGAAGAAGCGGCCCGACACGTCCACGCGATGCGGGAGGCCAACGTGGCCGACGTTTCCTCACGGCACGCCCTGCTGACAGATGCCTGCGATGCCATGGCCACCACAGATGACGAAGCGGCCCTGAACCTGTTCACACATGCCCTGGCCATCCCAGGCGCGGATCGCTGGCCGTTCGACTTCGCGCGTGTCCAGTTGGCATACGGCGAGCGGCTCAGGCGCGCACGGGCGACCACAGAATCCAGAGGGCCGCTCAGCGCCGCGCTGTCCACCTTCGAATACCTGAAGGCTCGGCCCTGGGCAGAACGCGCCGAAGCGGAACTGCGGGCCGCCGGTGCGAGCAAACCGCGCCAGGGAACACCGAAGGCGCATACCCTCACCCCCCAAGAGCTGGAGATCGCGCGGTTGGCAGCCACCGGCCTGACCAACAAACAGATCGGGGAGCGTCTCTTCCTTTCACACAGGACCATTGGCGCCCACCTCTACCAGATCTATCCGAAACTGGGCATCACTTCTCGTTCCATGCTGCGCGACGCTTTGGAACCCTGAGCTCTGTCGTGCCGGCCAACTGGCGCCCAGGCCGCCGCCACCACGCCCGGCGCGACGGCAGCTGCCGCGCGTGGCCAACACGTCGGCTCAGTGAACTATCAACATCTAGAGCGTAAGCACGAGGCCGCTGAGCACTTCGCCATCGCCAGCCCGGTTGTCGGGCCCCGGATCAAAAAGCTGCTCCGCCCGCCGATCCGACGGGTGCTGCACGTGCAGCCACCGTGCTCGGGTCCCTCGCCGTCGCTCCGGAGACTCGTAGGCACCGGTCCCCTCGCTGCCGTACAGCCGCAGGGCAGGATGCAGCCCAGTCAGCTGACAGATGACTGAGACCGACCCGACAGCCCAGCATGGAGCGGCCTACGACATTTCGAACGAAGGGAACTGCGATGTCCACGCAACAACCGAGCTGGTGTGACCACAGACAACCTCCGTGCAGCATGCGCTCGCTGAGCTTGACCATTCACACGATCCCTGAGCCGAAAATCCGTGTGCCGCTGAAGGCGGAATTTCACTACGCGGTGGCCGATCCGCTCACGGTGCTGGTGGAACTGCGTGCGTCACCGTCGGATGTCGTCAGCTGGGTCATCTCACGAGACCTGCTCTTCGACGGCACCACTGAGCCCAGCGGGCTGGGAGATGTCCGGCTGTGGCCGTCGGGGTCTGGGACGCGGCGGGTGATGTACATGAAGCTGGAAGCGCACGGCACGTCCTGCCTGCTCGAGATGGATCCGGAACCGCTGGAGAAATGGCTCCTGGAGACCTTCGCTCTCGTTCACCCCGGCACGGAACTGTGCGACGTGGATTGGCACGCTGTCACGGCCGGCCTCATGAGCGACTGAACCTCGCAGAGAGCCGGCCTGGAGCGAGTTCGCCGCCGGTTCCTCTGCATTGCGCCTCGCCCACGACGCCGTTGTGCAGGTGGCCACCAAATGTCCTGGGAGAGGGACGCTGGCCACTGGGGCGGCAGTCATCGTGGTTGTCCCCGGGCCCGTGCAAGCGGAGGGGTGCAGCGCCCGCGTGTCCGCACACCCCCTCCTGCAAACTGCCGTCGCGGATGCTGCGATAGGTCTACAGACGTCGTGCGGGAAGCAGAGTTCTGCCCTGCGGCAGAGCAGAGCATCGGCGATGATCCGCTCGTTGATGCGGGTGGCGCGGGACGGAGCCCGAAACTGGGACTGTCAATCGCCGTACCTGGCCCACACTTCATACAACTTTGCCTGCGTGATGATCCTTTCGGTTCTCTCCGCTTCCAGTTCAACATGCGCCCCTTGGACTGCCGACAAGATCGTCGCTACCGGGCCACGCACTTCACGGGGCGAACCCTGTTGCCCCTCTCGGCGGATCCCGATGAAGCCGGCCAGAGTCGCAAGGACTGGCTCTGAGGCACTCCACCGCTCCACCGCCTCACGTCGAGCGGGCGAGTCCACGAGTACGAGCTCACGCCTCCTGAAGGGGTGCTTCCGAGGACGTTGGCGGATGGCCAGTCCGTCCGCTTCGAGGGCTGCCGTGTAAGCCGCTGCCAACGTGTCCTCCCTGCTCGACAGCCAGTCACTCACCAACTGATAGGGCCTCGTCAGTTCCAGTGAGGTGGCAGCCTCCCACAAGAAGCGATCAGGCGGCACCGGCTGCCAACCCGGCACGACGTGCCTTTTGTCCAGGCCAATCGCCCCAGCCTCGAGTAGGTCCACCAGCTGGGCACCGGCCAGCGAAAGCGACAGATCAGCTGGATGTACGGGGTGTCCGGGCGCTACCTCTATGGTGATCATCAAGAGGTTCTTCGGTGTAGTCATGAAGGCGTCATCTCAAGATTGCTTGCGTTCGCGTCAGATTTGTCGCGCGTCGACGAGTCGGTGTACACCGCGAGCTGCTCTGCGTGTGTCACGCAAGAGCCTGACGAGGTGTGGTCTGACCAAAGGAGCAGGAGCCGGGTTTGCAGCCTCGTTCTGTAGTCGCCGGCGACATCTGCGCGCCTGCAGCATGCAGTAGGCATCGCGATGGATTCGGGACCGGGAAGGTCAGGGCCTGGTGCCGAATGACTGCCTCAGCGTGCTGACGATCTGAGTGACAGCGCCGCGGGCCGCCGTGGTCGACGACAGCGCATTCAGCACCGCGAAGTCGTGTATGGCCCCGCGATACCTGGTTGCGGCGACCTCGACGCCGGCAGCACGCAGCTTCGCTGCGTAGGCCTCCCCTTCGTCCCGCATGACGTCAGCCTCTGCCGTGATGACGAGAGCTGGCGGCAGTCCACGCAGTTGCTGTTCAGAGGCTTTCAGCGGGCTGGCGGTGGGCTCCGCACGCTGCGTTTCATCGGTTGTGTACTGAGCCCAGAACCACTGGGCAGTATCACGGGGCAGCGAGTAGCCCTGGGCGAACTGCCGGTAGGAATGGGTGTCAAAAGCGGCGTTCATGACGGGGTAGAGTAGTACCTGAAACGTGAACGAGACGTTCTTGCGTTGTTGGGCCAGCAGCGTGAGGGCGGCACTCATATTGCCGCCCACCGAGTCACCGGCGACAGCCAGTCGTGTGCCGTCGATTCCGTGTTCAGCTCCCTGCGTCGCTATCCACCGGGCCACGGCGTAGCATTCCTCCAGCGCTGTGGGGTAACGCGCTTCCGGTGACAACGTGTACTCGGGGAAGACCACTGTGGCTTGCGTACCTACTACCAGTTCTCGCACCAGCCGATCATGTGTTCGCGCACTGCCAAGAACCCACCCGCCTCCGTGGATGTACAAGACTGCGGGCAAACGGCCGCTCGCTCCCTTGGGTCGTAGGATGCGCACTGCGACACTGCCCTTCGGTCCACCAGAGACCGCCACCCATTTCTCGTCGACCTCAGGCATTTCGTGATCTCCGGACTGCTCCTCCTCAAGGGCCTTACGGCCCTGCGCTGGCCCCAGATCAACGAGGAACGGTGGAGAAGCCGTCGCCTCGGCAAACGCCCGGGCCGCAGGCTCGAGAACCGGTTCTGGCGGAGCAGTCACATCGTTGGACATTGCACGCTCCTTGACGGGCGAGGGGCCGTGCCGAAGCACGGAAGTTCCATGGCATGCAGGTCGCACCTGGTCATGGCGAGGGATGTCGACCTTTGGGTCGCAACTACTTGTGATGCAACTCCAGTTTGTACTTCCGCGCATCGGTCATGTGACTGTGGGCTTGCGGCGCATGTAGTCCGATGAATGGCAGTGGCCTAAACCTGCGCTCCTCGTTGATTGATTCGAACTGCGCGTGCGGTGCTGAAGTGCTGCCGGGGATCGCATAAAGTTCGAACCATCCAGGGCCGATCCGCCTGGGATGCGCCAGTCAGCCGCCCTCCACCACCGGGGCAAGCGTGCGCGCACAGTGCATTGTGCGTAGGCTGCGTGGCCTGCGTGCGGGAGGCGCGGCCTATTGCGGGCGTCTCGTTGACGAACAGTGCGAAACAAAGGCCTCGCTCGAAGGGCCGTACCCCGACATGGCGACTGTACCGGCCCACCACGACACAAGAGTGGGATCGGGCCATTCATCGCAACTTCGCCTGAATCGGTCCGGGCAATAGCTATCGAACTCGCCTTGCGCGCAGAGCGGGTAACCATCACATGCCCTCTGGCGTGTCTTCACCTCGACTTCGATCCTCGTCCCTGCATAATCCCTGACCTTGCCGGGCTTCCCTGGGCTCTGAACTGGGGTGCACGCCCCCGAGCGGCTTTGGCCCACCCGGGTCGTCCCATGCATCTCGTTCGCGAGTCGTCGATCGGCAGGGGGGATCGGGCGTCGGCGTCCTCTCTGACGGCATATATGGCTGTCACTTGGAATGGCGTCTTTGATCATGGGCCGGCGCGGTGGTGCGTCCGACACGGTGATGGGACGCCTAAGAAGCCATCTCATTTGGGTGACTCGGTAGTCTGTGAGTCATGGTGGGGATCGTTGAGCGGTTGGTGCCGGACGAGTTGTGGGAGTTGTTCCAGCGGGTGGTACCGGAGGCGCCGTCGCGGCCGCAGGGCGGTGGTCGGCGTCGGCACGGCGACCGGGAAGTGCTGGCGGCGATCGTCTTCGTGGCGACATCGGGTTGCACCTGGCAGCAGCTGCCTTCGGCGTCGTTCGGCCCGTCCGGAGCGACCGCCCACCGGCGGTTTGCGGAGTGGTCCAAGGCCAGGGTGTGGGCCAAACTCCACCGCCTGGTCCTCGACGAACTCGGTGCCCGCGGCGAGCTGGACTGGTCGAGGTGCGCGATCGACTCGGTGAACATGCGGGCCCTGAAAAGGGGGACCTGACAGGTCCGAATCCTGTCGACCGGGGCAAGTACGGCTCGAAGATCCACCTGATCACGGAACGATCGGGTCTGCCCATATCCGT is a genomic window containing:
- a CDS encoding epoxide hydrolase family protein codes for the protein MSVTSERTAIRPFTVDFPEADVADLRKRIAATRWPEKETVGDQSQGPQLATAQEIVRYWGEDYDVGRVKAMVGAYPNFVTEIDGLDIHFIHVRSSHENALPILVTHGWPGSVVEQLKIIGPLTDPTAHGGNASDAFDVVIPSMPGYGFSGKPTAKGWGPDRIARAWAELMKRLGYTRYVAQGGDWGAVVTDVMALQAPEGLVGIHTNMPGVVPPAIDQALATSQPLPAGLPDLTEEEQRAVDQLTYVYAHVFYAYIMASRPQTLTGLADSPAFLATFMADHDRDSLAMISRSFAGQPEGLTRDDFLDNVTLFWLTNTGVSSGRLYAENTFPFFGAKGITLPVAVSVFPEELYESPRSWTEQAYPNLIHYNRLPKGGHFAAWEQPEFFVSELRTGLRSLRN
- a CDS encoding alpha/beta hydrolase codes for the protein MSNDVTAPPEPVLEPAARAFAEATASPPFLVDLGPAQGRKALEEEQSGDHEMPEVDEKWVAVSGGPKGSVAVRILRPKGASGRLPAVLYIHGGGWVLGSARTHDRLVRELVVGTQATVVFPEYTLSPEARYPTALEECYAVARWIATQGAEHGIDGTRLAVAGDSVGGNMSAALTLLAQQRKNVSFTFQVLLYPVMNAAFDTHSYRQFAQGYSLPRDTAQWFWAQYTTDETQRAEPTASPLKASEQQLRGLPPALVITAEADVMRDEGEAYAAKLRAAGVEVAATRYRGAIHDFAVLNALSSTTAARGAVTQIVSTLRQSFGTRP
- a CDS encoding IS5 family transposase (programmed frameshift); translated protein: MVGIVERLVPDELWELFQRVVPEAPSRPQGGGRRRHGDREVLAAIVFVATSGCTWQQLPSASFGPSGATAHRRFAEWSKARVWAKLHRLVLDELGARGELDWSRCAIDSVNMRALKKGDLTGPNPVDRGKYGSKIHLITERSGLPISVGISGANLHDSQALIPLVKGIPPIRSRRGRRRRKPAKLHADKGYDYAHLRKWLRTRGITHRIARKGVESSQRLGRHRWTVERTMAWLAGCRRLHRRYERKADHFLAFTSIACTLICYRRLAK
- the msrA gene encoding peptide-methionine (S)-S-oxide reductase MsrA — translated: MSNSTQTAWLAGGCFWGMQDLLGALPGVVSSRTGYSGGDTPKASYLDHGNHAESVEVVFDPVATDYRTILEFFFQIHDPTTKNRQGGDVGSEYRSAVFYHNDEQRRVAEDVVAHVEASGRWPGKVVTEVAPAGDFWEAEPEHQNRLARYPSGYTCHFPRPDWQLPRRAGA
- a CDS encoding GPP34 family phosphoprotein produces the protein MTTPKNLLMITIEVAPGHPVHPADLSLSLAGAQLVDLLEAGAIGLDKRHVVPGWQPVPPDRFLWEAATSLELTRPYQLVSDWLSSREDTLAAAYTAALEADGLAIRQRPRKHPFRRRELVLVDSPARREAVERWSASEPVLATLAGFIGIRREGQQGSPREVRGPVATILSAVQGAHVELEAERTERIITQAKLYEVWARYGD
- the msrB gene encoding peptide-methionine (R)-S-oxide reductase MsrB, which gives rise to MSYDIEKTDEQWRAELKPEEYRVLRRAHTETPFTGEYTDTKTEGVYSCRACGAELFTSKEKFDSRCGWPSFFDPKDSDAVELAEDRSYGMVQTEVRCARCGSHLGHVFEGEGFPTPTDQRYCINSISLRLKPDSGAPAAA
- a CDS encoding helix-turn-helix transcriptional regulator, coding for MISSDFAKRGAADLLIGREYDLDQIRGLLSTGATGGALLLSGDPGVGKTAVMDAVAQAALEEGAQVLRVAGVEFESSCSYSGLNQVLFPFQETVEELEAPFRDALRVALGFQSGSAPERLMVSNAVLVLLRKIAAGNPLLLVVDDLPWIDRASAAVLGFVARRSASIRVSFLAACRTGTQSLHDCGTLPEYWLRPLNAQAATRLVDETYPNLVPSARQRLLSAACGNPLALLELPSALPAGRDTPLDAASSAVPLSQRLEAVFGSRITDLPAPSQRLVLLAALEGVGDLGVLQAASRQADEGYDLDDLAPAERDHLVHIDEQARRLRFRHPLIRSTVIANSTSSERRAVHSVLAQVLVDQPERQAWHLGEATLEPDEHVATLLEKAAHITLRRGDAVGGMRTLIRSADLTPRATDRSRRLAEAAYVGAESTGSLTSAQKLIDDARNTAEASQGSLHAAAATAVLILNGDGDVDTAHRLLVGAIDTGTHAYDANNKTLVDALHTLALVCFFGARTALWEPYYQALGKLTPRAPLMLSALGKTFSDPARTGAAASRELDELVAELTDVTDPVHITRTGTAALYLDRLGDIREAAWRVVRMGRDGGPARRYLSGLIHLCLDDYLTGNWDEAAQLADEGLELCETHGYRAFAWYFQYVQAILKAARGQDTEAEATAEQIIRWAMPRGANCAAHYGHHAAAVARLGRGDFAGAYDRANTISPAGSLASHVPHALWVTFDLVEAAVRTNRREEAARHVHAMREANVADVSSRHALLTDACDAMATTDDEAALNLFTHALAIPGADRWPFDFARVQLAYGERLRRARATTESRGPLSAALSTFEYLKARPWAERAEAELRAAGASKPRQGTPKAHTLTPQELEIARLAATGLTNKQIGERLFLSHRTIGAHLYQIYPKLGITSRSMLRDALEP
- a CDS encoding SsgA family sporulation/cell division regulator — protein: MRSLSLTIHTIPEPKIRVPLKAEFHYAVADPLTVLVELRASPSDVVSWVISRDLLFDGTTEPSGLGDVRLWPSGSGTRRVMYMKLEAHGTSCLLEMDPEPLEKWLLETFALVHPGTELCDVDWHAVTAGLMSD